Part of the Triticum urartu cultivar G1812 chromosome 2, Tu2.1, whole genome shotgun sequence genome, ACTTAACCATCTACCTGCACCGCAGATCATCAGAACCCACACCGCCGTCCCAATCTCCCACCAAGAAACCACCGCACTCCCGCCCAGGCCGCCGACCTCCAGCTCCGATGGCCCGCACGAAGCAGACGGCGCGCAAGTCCACCGGCGGCAAGGCGCCGCGAAAGCAGCTGGCGACCAAGGCGGCGCGCAAGTCCGCCCCGGCCACCGGCGGCGTGAAGAAGCCGCACCGTTTCCGCCCTGGAACCGTCGCGCTGCGCGAGATCCGCAAGTACCAGAAGAGCACGGAGCTGCTCATCCGCAAGCTCCCCTTCCAGCGGCTGGTGCGGGAGATCGCGCAGGACTTCAAGACGGACCTGCGCTTCCAGAGCTCCGCCGTGTCCGCGCTGCAGGAGGCCGCCGAGGCGTACCTCGTCGGGCTCTTCGAGGACACCAACCTCTGCGCCATCCACGCCAAGCGCGTCACCATCATGCCCAAGGACATCCAGCTCGCCCGCCGCATCCGCGGGGAGCGCGCCTAGCCTCCGAATGCTTCCTGCCGCCATGGTCCCTTCTTGGTTGATCCTGAGGGGATTTATTTCGTCCACCTGTGCGTCGAGTTGTTTAGGTTCTACTAGTCGATGATATGGTCCTGTGATGTTGATTACCTGTTGGGAAATTGCAATGGATGTGAATGTGATATATTTTATCCTCATTTCAGAGATCTGGTGAATTGAATTCTCTGCTTGGATGCTATGTCTGGTGAATGATTCTGTACCATCCTAGGAATGGTTCTGTTTGTGTATCAGAAATTTGCAATCGACAATTACTGTGGAGATTACAGAATTTTGTACATGTTTGTGTGTTGTTTAATTCTTTTGAGCACCGGCCATTTTGTCTAACAAGCTGTTAACTGACAGAATGCATAATTTAGTGTTAAATGACAGAATGCATAATTTAGTGTTAACTGACAGAATGCATAATTTGATGTCAGATTAAACTTTAGATATGATCCCTATGAGGCTACTTCTGCCAAAGTTTTGATTGATCGGAAGGTGGATGTGAGTATGAGCCACTCATCACCGCAGTTGCTATGATACTGTTTGTAGCTTTTGTGGCATGGATTCCATCCTTGCTCACGTAGTTCTGCGGGTCTCCGAGGACCGTCACAATTGCAATGTTGCTGTTTACAATCTTGCTGGTGCCACACTGCACATATGGCCATATGGGTTAAAAAGTTTTGGCTCCGTTACCGTATCCACATCAAGCCTACTTCAGCCCTGAAATCACCACCCGACCAGTTTCAGTAGTAATTGACACTTGTAATTTCAGATAGGGTTATGAACCAAGCCAATTGATCTACTCACTCGATGGCAGACAGGATTTGGCAGAGCTTACCATGAGCTTCTGGGTGCCTGAACAGCTCGAGCATGACGGAATATTTTTTGACGTAGACACAATCGATTCATCCTGCAGCGTTTTCCTGCCCGCGGCCAAGCTGTTTATACATGACGGAGTTCACTGAATCCGCCTAGCATTATTTTGATCATTTGAAGTTATACTAACTAGTATCATTTGTGCTACCCAAAATTACCTGTATTGTCTCTGAGATATGGCTGACAACGGCAGGATGAAAACACCATCCTCTAGAGTGGTTGGAATACATAATGACTCTTTTGACGTTCTTGGTAAACAAAATGGAGACTATTTTGTCAGGGTGCTGCTGGCCTGCTAGGTAGTAAGTCTATATTTCACTTGGAACGTGGTAGTGGTCTATGGGGATGCCCAGCAAGATGGCAAAGCCAAATTCCTGGTTGAACTGGTACATGTCATTAAGAAATCTCCATATCCTATAATCATTGCAGGTGACTTTAGCATGACTAGACAGAACTGTGACAAAAATAAACCAGGAGGCTTGAACAGATGGGGTCCTCTGTTCAATGCTGTCACTGAACAAGGAGATCTCATGGAATCTAACCTTTCTGGTATGATGTACACTTGATGCAATAACCAGGAGAACTCTACCTATGAGCTTTTAGATAGAGTGTTGGTGTCACCTGCTTGGGAGGAACATTTTCCCCCAACATGTGTCTACTCGGTGCCAACTGCTCGGTGTGTGGCGCTTCGGAGGACGCAAATCATGCCCTTTTTTGATGCCATCTTCTTGTTTTTTGCTTGGAGTGTCGTGCGAGCCACGGGTGGGCTTAATTGGAAGCCTTCGTCGGTGGTGATCTCCTTTCGTGCTTGGTGTCCCTGAGAGGCCAGGCTAGTACAGTTATGTGGACATGCATTGGGGCGCTGCTATGGTTGCTTTGGCACATGCGCAACAAAATTACAATCGAGGGTGTGTTCCCATCTCATCTGGCTGGTTGTATTCTTAAATGCACCATCTCTTTGCAGTAGTGGAGTCTATTGGGGAAGCGCCAGGACTCTGAAGGTTTGAAGACCGCGATGCAACATACTAGCATCTCTCGAGCTCCGGTAGCGTTGCTTAGGGTAGCACCTTATTTTGGTGTGTTATGAGCCTGCGTGCTCGGGTTGGCTTTTGCCTATAATATCCTTAGGTGGAACCTAGAATATCGTATGTCATTCATGTGGTGTTCGGAACCTTGTCACTCTGCCATGTTGTGACTTTATTAATTTAAAGTCGGATGCCTCCGACATCTTCGTTCTAAGAAAATGTGTCTCTACTCTCGCTAGGGAGCTATCTGATCATACACCACTAATGATCTCTTCTCGAATGAAGCTTTTAGGAATGACTCCTATGACGTAGGAGCCTCAAAGCTCCAATGAGTAACAAGTTTGATATAGCACAAGCAGGGGCACACATtactttggtggaagtgtagatctaggatTACTCTTTGAATCCTGAACGTTTGGTGGAGTTTGGTTGAAGGAATCAGTCGTATGGGGGTGACCTCTTTCAAGGTCAGCTATGGGGGCAACTCAGATTTGGAGGATTAGGTGTAGAGGTAGAGGAGGGTGTCTTCTATAGCTCCCTACAAGTCGAACCGTTATTCTCACTTGTAGCACATACTCGGAGATCCGACCCATCTAGAGGAGGACCCACTTGGTACCCTGGAGATTCGGCCCATTCAGAAAAGGTGGCATTGAGTAAGGAGATCCAAGGGTCATATGCAGAGAGACACATgatgtaaggccaactccaccgcgcgaccccaaacggacgtccATTTTGTCCGGATTCTGTCCATTTGGGTAGCGATTTGGGGTCGTGTTCGGGCGTGTCCTGGGATGCGGTGGCTGTGCGCCCAGCGCGCGGCCGCATCCATTTGCCCCATCCTGTCCGTCAGGGCCAAAAATGCCCATATTCTCATCAAAACTAGTTTGCATGTCCAAATATTTGTTTGAAAATTAATATAGTTTTACAACCCAATTGAAATTGTCCTTAATAAAAAAGTTATACAACCAAATCGAAATTGTCTTGACTGAACATAAAATGAACCAATACGTCTATTGGTTGCCAATGTGATCCCACACGCGCTCAACCAAGTCATTTTGAAGATTCAAATGAGTGTGCCAATCACGTATCTCACGGTGGAATTGGACAAACTGTTCAAATGTGGTCGGGTCTTGGTGCGGGGGCTCAATGTTTTCATCTTGATAATCAAATCCTTGGTCGAAGATACTCTCATCACGCTCGTCCTcgacgatcatgttgtgcatgatcacacaagcagtcatcacctcccaaagCTTCCTTTCATCCCATGACAGTGCAAGGTTTCGAATGATGCCCCACCGGGATTGAAGCACACCAAAAGCACGTTCCACATCCTTTCTAACACTCTCTTGCATTTGGGCAAATCTGTTTCTCTTTCCACCTTGAGGTTTCGAGATTGTCTTCACAAAAGTTGACCACTGAGGATATATACCATCTACTAGATAGTATCCCTTGTTGTACTGGTGGTCGTTGATCTCAAAGTTGACAGGTGGGGAGTGACCTTCTGCAAGCCTTGCGAAGACTGGAGAACGCTgcagcacgttgatatcattgtgagaaCCTGCCATGTCGAAGAAAGAATGCCATATCCAAAGATCCTGCGAAGCCACCGCTTCTAATATGACAGTGCACGCGTTGACATGCCCCTTGTACTGGtcctgccaagcaaatggacagttcttccactcccagtgcatacaatctatgctgccaagcatGCCTGGAAAGCCTCTAGCTGCATTGGTCGCCAACAATCTCTCTGTATCAGCTGCAGTTGTCTGCCTCAAGTACTCTGGGCCAAACACCTCGATCACAGCCTGGCAAAACTTGTACATTGACATCAGACATGTTGTCTCACTCATACGCACATACTCATCCACCAGATCGCTTGgaattccatatgcaagcatgcAGATGGCCGCGGTGCATTTCTGGTAAGAGGAGAATCCAAGCTTGCCAAGGGCATCCGTCTTGCACTCGAAGTATGGGTCTTGAGCAACCACTCCCTCTCATATACGATTGAACACATGCCTTGCCATTCGAAAACAGCGACGGAATTTATCCGGCTTAAAGAGCGGGGTGTTGGAAAAGTAATCGGCATAGAGCAGGGCGTGGCCTCTCTCCCTGTTGCGGTTCAGGTTGGGAGCAGAGCCAGGGACTGATCCCCTGTATCGAGGAAGCTGCCGTTGAATATGGTCGTGAACGACCAGTGCAGCCACCACAAGATCGTCATCATCCGACGACGAATCGTCCGATGAACAAAGGAAGTGATGGAAGAAAAACTCGTCTCCACTGTCCATACCTTTGTTGGCAAAATGTCGAACACCTTGCGGTCGTGGTGGCGAAGAGGCCGCGATGATCACCTCGACGCAGCAAGGGTGGTTGCTG contains:
- the LOC125539100 gene encoding histone H3.2, giving the protein MARTKQTARKSTGGKAPRKQLATKAARKSAPATGGVKKPHRFRPGTVALREIRKYQKSTELLIRKLPFQRLVREIAQDFKTDLRFQSSAVSALQEAAEAYLVGLFEDTNLCAIHAKRVTIMPKDIQLARRIRGERA